The following are encoded in a window of Vigna unguiculata cultivar IT97K-499-35 chromosome 8, ASM411807v1, whole genome shotgun sequence genomic DNA:
- the LOC114193087 gene encoding APO protein 3, mitochondrial-like, with translation MRATVIFLKVSLLKRLSHRLNLTLSFASETWPASTEFIEDGFPYTDVPKRRRRNSERKAYVTPMKVLIERAKAERESRKAQPCRVLEEPPANGLLVPELVEVAHRVYQARGSLLFGLSQLVRVIPVLRCRLCNEVHIGYLGHEIRTCTGPDSFSRNATHIWTRGGVRDVVGFPKCFHLYDRVGKPRVGHDERSSIPRIPAIVELCIQAGLDLEKYPTKRRTKPVYCIEGRIVDFESVVKEDETAGRCSFVNDKPSSVNSSTLLNQPVEKVQNLLENNINRLDQLSDEERCKLRDLSNHTLNSWIEMSSGAKKIMEKYAVNTCGYCPEIQVGPKGHKLRMCKASKHQSRNGLHAWQEATLDDLVDPNYVWHVEDLNGPALNNNLKRYYGKAPAVVELCVHGGAPVPDQYKSMMRLDVVSPDRDEVDLVA, from the exons ATGCGTGCCACCGTCATTTTCTTGAAGGTTTCACTCCTGAAGCGACTATCTCACCGCTTAAATCTAACCCTCTCCTTTGCGTCGGAGACTTGGCCAGCGTCGACGGAGTTCATCGAAGATGGATTCCCGTACACCGACGTGCCGAAGCGTCGGCGGAGAAATTCTGAGAGGAAGGCGTACGTGACGCCGATGAAGGTTCTGATCGAGAGGGCGAAGGCGGAGAGAGAATCGCGAAAAGCGCAGCCATGTAGGGTTTTGGAGGAACCACCGGCGAACGGGTTGTTGGTGCCGGAACTGGTAGAGGTAGCCCATCGCGTTTATCAAGCTCGTGGCTCGCTCCTATTCGGACTGAGTCAACTGGTTCGAGTCATTCCCGTTTTGCGCTGCCG GCTTTGTAATGAGGTCCACATTGGTTATCTTGGTCATGAAATTCGAACATGTACTGGACCAGACAGTTTTTCCCGGAATGCGACACATATCTGGACAAGGGGAGGTGTTCGAGATGTGGTTGGCTTCCCTAAATGCTTTCATCTTTATGATCGTGTTGGTAAGCCAAGAGTTGGGCATGATGAAAGGTCCAGCATTCCTCGTATACCTGCCATTGTTGAACTCTGTATACAAGCAGGGCTAGACCTTGAGAAATATCCTACTAAAAGAAGAACAAAGCCTGTATATTGTATTGAAGGAAGAATTGTAGATTTTGAATCAGTTGTTAAAGAGGATGAAACTGCAGGAAGATGTTCTTTTGTAAATGACAAACCTTCTTCTGTGAATTCATCTACTTTGCTGAACCAACCTGTAGAGAAGGTCCAGAATTTATTGGAGAACAATATAAACCGTCTGGATCAGCTAAGTGATGAAGAAAGATGCAAGTTAAGGGATTTAAGTAATCATACACTGAACTCATGGATTGAGATGTCATCAGGTGCAAAGAAGATCATGGAGAAGTATGCTGTGAACACTTGTGGCTATTGTCCTGAGATCCAGGTTGGTCCGAAAGGACATAAGTTGAGAATGTGCAAGGCTTCAAAGCATCAGTCTCGAAATGGTTTACATGCATGGCAAGAGGCAACATTAGATGATCTTGTAGATCCAAATTATGTCTGGCATGTGGAGGATCTGAATGGACCTGCTCTGAATAACAATCTTAAGAGATATTATGGGAAGGCTCCAGCTGTGGTGGAACTCTGTGTGCATGGTGGAGCTCCTGTTCCTGATCAATATAAGAGCATGATGAGATTAGACGTAGTTTCCCCTGATCGAGATGAAGTCGATCTTGTGGCTTAA
- the LOC114195070 gene encoding ferritin-1, chloroplastic-like: MILGSSSSVCVSLSERVKLGPSLSSSGPFFNPVNGVRFSKKNGGCGVVAKAMNQPILNTVFEPFEEVKKELLVIPTELHASLARQKYTDQSEAALNAQINVEYNVSYVYHAMYAYFDRDNVALKGLAK; this comes from the exons ATGATATTGGGAAGTTCTTCATCCGTCTGCGTCTCGCTCTCTGAAAGAGTGAAGCTTGGCCCTTCTCTGTCTTCTTCAGGACCCTTTTTCAACCCTGTGAATGGTGTGAGATTCTCCAAGAAAAATGGGGGTTGTGGGGTTGTGGCTAAGGCTATGAACCAACCCATTTTGAATACAGTGTTTGAACCATTTGAGGAAGTGAAAAAAGAGCTTCTTGTCATCCCCACAGAGCTCCATGCATCACTGGCTCGCCAGAAGTACACCGATCAGTCTGAGGCTGCACTCAATGCACAGATCAA CGTGGAATACAATGTCTCTTACGTGTATCATGCCATGTACGCCTATTTCGACAGAGATAATGTTGCTCTGAAAGGATTGGCCAAGTAA
- the LOC114195440 gene encoding ferritin-3, chloroplastic-like, with protein NIRHFSISLIHIFHCSNFSSIPFVNYFYSWRYYQNKRGGKVQLQSMIMPFSEFDHAEKGDALYAMELALSLEKMNNEKLLNLHRLASENNDAQFVDFLESQFLVNQVEDIKKISEYVAQLRRVGTGHGVWHFDQMLQNGGGAA; from the exons AATATCAGGCATTTTTCTATATCATtgattcatatatttcattgcAGTAATTTTTCTAGCATTccttttgtaaattatttttattcctgGCGATATTACCAGAATAAAAGAGGAGGCAAGGTTCAGCTGCAGTCAATGATAATGCCATTTTCAGAGTTTGATCATGCAGAAAAGGGTGATGCATTATATG CAATGGAACTTGCGTTGTCTTTGGAAAAGATGAACAATGAGAAGCTTCTAAATTTACACAGG TTAGCAAGCGAAAACAACGATGCTCAGTTTGTTGACTTTCTGGAAAGCCAGTTTTTGGTCAATCAG GTGGAAGATATTAAGAAGATCTCAGAATATGTGGCTCAGTTAAGAAGGGTGGGCACAGGACATG GTGTGTGGCACTTTGATCAGATGCTCCAAAATGGAGGTGGAGCTGCATGA